One Methylocystis iwaonis genomic window, CGTTGCTCGAAAAGGCTGGGGTGTCGCCCGATGAAGGCGTCTTTCGGCGGGGGCCCGAAAGTGATCGCGCAAAATGCAGCGACCCGCTATTTTGCGCGTGAGCCATCGGTGAGAAAACTTCCGTGACGGATTGATCTCCAGGGGATTCGAATGTGCGAAAAAGAGCCGCAGACCCGCCCCCGCGCTCGGCCTGGGGCCTTAAGCGCAAGAATGGAGGCAATAGCGTATGTTTGGGTGTTGTGGGGAAAGGCGGTAGCGGACCTCCGCTACCACTCTCCGCCAATCTGTCTGAAATCAAATGCTTGCGTCTGAGTAGCGAGACCGAGCCTCGACTGCTGATTTGGCCGTCGCGGAGGCCGCGGCCACCGAACCGGCGCCTGCGCCTTTCCTCCTCGGGCAAAGGCGGACAGCGACGCGGGGCGTGCTCTCTATCGAAAGCAAGCTTTGCACGAGCCGCCATACCGCTTCTGAATAGCAGCTCGGGCTGTGCGTCCCGGCGCGATCTCCTTCAGCCAGTCCAGCCGCTCGGCCGCATGGCTGACGGGCTCCAGCAGCTCGAGCAGCTTGCGCTTGTCGTCGGCGAAGTGGCGAAGACGACTGACAACTTCGTCGGAATGGACAGGGCCCTCGATCCGCACCGCCTCCTCGACGAGCGCGATCAGAATACCGATCGGCGCTTCGTGCAATTCACCGGCCCAATTCGAGGGTCGGCTCAACACCGCTTCGATATAAGCGTCGCTTGAACTCTGAGACTCTTCGCCAACGGGAACGAAGCCGATCTCCGTGACGTCCTCCCGCTCGATGGTGACGATGTCGACCGGCGCCGCGCGAGCCGTTCTCACCGCCGTAGCGTCATGCTCCTCCTTGCCCGATTGTATTTTGGCGATGATGAGATCGAGCTGCTCAGCCGGACGTTGAAACCAATCGGCGCTCCATACGCGATGAATGGTCCAGCCGCGATTTTCGAGCACCGCCTGCCGTAGCCGATCGCGGTCGCGCGCCGAGCGGGAGTCGTGATAGGGGGCGCCGTCACACTCGATTCCGAGCAGATAGTTTCGAGAGCCATAGTGCTCCTCGCCATCGGCGTCCCGGCTCATGAATTCCTCCCGCAAATTTTCCCATGAAACTCGGGCCCGTTCTTCGGATCGCCGTTGCGGATCGGCGGCGTCGTGACGAGCGTGGCGTCGCTCATGGCATATTCTATGGCTGGCCCGTCCGAGACGGCGTCGAACAATCGCTTCCAGGCATCCGCTTTCGCCCAGTCGCGAAACCGCGTAAAAAGGTGAAAATCTCGGCCCAGGGCAGGAATTCCCCCGCGCCCAACCTGTCCCCAGCCCTCCATCCCCGCTCTTCCCGTCCCGCGCGGGCCGTGATAGAGCGAACGCCTCAACAATGCGCGACATGGAGGGCCCGGGTTCGCCGCTCGAGACGGGGAGGCCGGTTTTTTCGCTATCTCTCGCGCCCCTTAGGCTAGAGGACATTCAATGAGCCAGTCCGGTTTCTTCACCACCTCCCTTGCGCAGTCCGATCCGGAGCTCGCCAAGGCGATCGAGCTCGAGCTCGGCCGTCAGCGCCACGAGATCGAGCTCATCGCGTCGGAGAACATCGTCTCCAAGGCGGTGATGGAGGCCCAGGGCTCGGTTCTCACCAACAAATATGCCGAGGGCTATCCGGGCAAGCGCTATTACGGCGGCTGCCAGTATGTCGACATCGCCGAGAATCTGGCGATCGAGCGCGCCAAGCAGCTCTTCGGCTGCGGCTTCGCCAATGTGCAGCCGAACTCCGGCTCGCAGGCGAACCAGTCGGTCTTCCTCGCGCTGGCGCAGCCGGGCGACGTCTTCATGGGCCTCGACCTCGCGGCCGGCGGCCATCTCACCCATGGTTCGCCCGTGAACCTCTCGGGCAAGTGGTTCAAGCCGGTCCCCTACACCGTCCGCAAGGACGATCAGCGCATCGACATGGAGCAGGTCGCCGCGCTCGCCCGCGAGCATAAGCCGAAGCTCATCATCGCCGGCGGCTCGGGCTATTCGCGCATTTGGGACTTCGAAGCGTTCCGCAAGATCGCGGACGAAGTCGGCGCTTACTTCATGGTCGATATGGCGCATTTCGCCGGCCTCGTCGCCGCGGGCCTGCATCCCTCGCCGTTCCCGCACGCGCATGTCGTCACCACCACGACGCATAAGACGCTGCGCGGCCCGCGCGGCGGCATGGTGCTGACGAACGACGAAGACATCGCCAAGAAGATCAATTCGGCCGTGTTCCCCGGCCTGCAGGGCGGCCCGCTGATGCATGTCATCGCCGGCAAGGCGGCGGCTTTCGGCGAAGCGCTGAAGCCGGAGTTCAAGGCCTATCAGCAGCAGGTGAAGGACAACGCCCAGGTTCTGGCCAAGACGCTCGTCGACGCCGGCCTCGCCATCGTCTCGGGCGGCACCGACAACCATCTGATGCTGGTCGACCTGCGCCCGAAGAAGATCACC contains:
- a CDS encoding DUF3320 domain-containing protein gives rise to the protein MSRDADGEEHYGSRNYLLGIECDGAPYHDSRSARDRDRLRQAVLENRGWTIHRVWSADWFQRPAEQLDLIIAKIQSGKEEHDATAVRTARAAPVDIVTIEREDVTEIGFVPVGEESQSSSDAYIEAVLSRPSNWAGELHEAPIGILIALVEEAVRIEGPVHSDEVVSRLRHFADDKRKLLELLEPVSHAAERLDWLKEIAPGRTARAAIQKRYGGSCKACFR
- the glyA gene encoding serine hydroxymethyltransferase; this translates as MSQSGFFTTSLAQSDPELAKAIELELGRQRHEIELIASENIVSKAVMEAQGSVLTNKYAEGYPGKRYYGGCQYVDIAENLAIERAKQLFGCGFANVQPNSGSQANQSVFLALAQPGDVFMGLDLAAGGHLTHGSPVNLSGKWFKPVPYTVRKDDQRIDMEQVAALAREHKPKLIIAGGSGYSRIWDFEAFRKIADEVGAYFMVDMAHFAGLVAAGLHPSPFPHAHVVTTTTHKTLRGPRGGMVLTNDEDIAKKINSAVFPGLQGGPLMHVIAGKAAAFGEALKPEFKAYQQQVKDNAQVLAKTLVDAGLAIVSGGTDNHLMLVDLRPKKITGKAAEAALGRAHITCNKNGIPFDPEKPFVTSGIRLGSPAATSRGFGVGEFKEVGGLIVEVLDGLSSKGEEANAATEAAVKEKVHALTAKFPIYA